A DNA window from Porites lutea chromosome 6, jaPorLute2.1, whole genome shotgun sequence contains the following coding sequences:
- the LOC140940117 gene encoding kinesin-like protein KIFC1, with the protein MDSTEAQVRSPLATQDQNIMASKQTAKSQFISKLRPPSAIKRPQEQALTKVEPPSSEPPPKMKRSSSQTSLSSQPKTANSRPAVSTTLRRQTSATTTARRGVASGGPQARTGQVSSVTKRQTIASKPPTSVNKSSNTKASANEPVKGFIGKKRPAWDYKGRLEDMEAFLLKSNSCMEDMTKTIGDNQGRIGYLESLNKQLEGTVQVKNQQSEQAAAKILDLQVKINNAEEEIRSLQLKHEFEIEVEKRAKKNLQQEKESIKNELNISKQEVMALKSTVAKMTADSLGITTELQATKVSLQKALDESQQKSETIAKLEDTVRELQSHVASLDSKLRSEETIRRELHNTIQELKGNIRVFCRVRPVLTSEEGQRLCAFSFAQDERELAIESTSANESICGTKKAPPKHEFAFDRVFNPSSSQEDVFGEISQLIQSALDGYNVCIFAYGQTGSGKTYTMEGNTADPKKQGMIPRALEQVFRTSQDLKEKGWQYTTEASFLEIYNETIKDLLGSGDPNAKHEIKLVNPNSTRSACEVTVTNVKTVTVTSETQVYSLLEKATQNRAVAATQCNERSSRSHSVFRLKLVGENHLTGEKCQGTLNLIDLAGSERLSSSGSTGDRLRETKSINKSLSNLGNVIMALANKEQHIPYRNSKLTFLLQNSLGGNSKSLMFVNISPKEESLQETLCSLRFATKVNQCNIGTAQKKVLK; encoded by the exons cgatcACCATTAGCAACTCAAGATCAAAATATCATGGCCAGTAAACAAACTGCGAAGTCTCAATTTATCAGCAAACTTAGACCACCATCAGCAATAAAAAGACCACAGGAACAAGCATTGACCAAAGTTGAACCACCAAGTTCTGAG cctccaccaaaaatgaaaagatcATCGTCACAAACCTCCTTGTCATCACAACCCAAAACAGCAAATTCAAGGCCTGCTGTCTCTACAACATTAAGGCGTCAGACTTCAGCCACTACAACTGCAAGGAGGGGTGTTGCGTCTGGTGGACCTCAGGCACGTACAGGACAGGTGTCATCCGTTACCAAGAGACAGACCATAGCCTCTAAACCACCCACCAGTGTGAATAAAAGCTCCAATACAAAGGCATCCGCTAATGAGCCTGTAAAAGGCTTCATAG GAAAGAAACGACCAGCATGGGACTACAAAGGCAGATTAGAGGACATGGAAGCGTTCTTATTGAAGTCAAACTCCTGTATGGAGGACATGACGAAAACAATTGGCGATAACCAGGGTAGAATAGGTTATCTGGAATCTTTGAATAAACAGCTAGAGGGAACAGTGCAGGTTAAAAACCAGCAAAGTGAACAG GCCGCAGCGAAGATTCTGGATCTTCAGGTGAAAATCAACAACGCGGAAGAGGAAATACGATCGCTTCAACTAAAACACGAGTTTGAAATAGAGGTGGAAAAGAGAGCTAAGAAAAACCTTCAGCAAGAGAAGGAGTCCATTAAGAACGAACTCAACATCTCTAAACAAGAAGTCATGGCTTTAAAATCTACGGTCGCTAAAATGACAGCAGATTCATTGGGAATAACCACAGAATTACAGGCGACCAAG GTTTCTTTACAAAAAGCTTTGGACGAAAGTCAGCAAAAAAGTGAAACGATTGCCAAACTCGAAGATACAGTACGGGAACTTCAAAGCCACGTGGCCTCGCTGGATTCCAAACTCCGTTCCGAGGAAACCATCCGTCGCGAACTCCATAACACGATACAGGAACTCAAGGGTAACATCCGGGTGTTTTGTCGGGTGAGGCCCGTGCTTACTTCCGAGGAAGGCCAGCGGTTATGCGCATTTTCCTTTGCGCAAGACGAGAGGGAACTGGCGATAGAATCAACCTCGGCGAATGAG AGTATTTGCGGAACTAAAAAAGCCCCACCAAAACACGAATTCGCTTTCGATAGAGTGTTTAACCCGTCTTCAAGTCAAGAAGATGTTTTCGGTGAAATTTCACAGTTAATCCAATCCGCTCTCGATGGCTATAACGTGTGTATATTTGCCTATGGTCAAACGGGCTCAGGGAAAACTTACACGATGGAAGGGAACACTGCGGACCCTAAAAAACAGGGGATGATCCCAAGGGCCTTGGAACAGGTGTTCAGGACATCACAGGACCTCAAAGAAAAGGGCTGGCAG TACACCACCGAGGCCAGTTTTTTGGAAATTTACAACGAGACGATCAAGGACCTCCTGGGCTCTGGCGATCCAAATGCAAAGCACGAAATTAAACTTGTTAATCCTAACAGCACGAGAAGCGCTTGCGAAGTAACGGTCACTAATGTCAAAACAGTGACTGTTACATCCGAAACACAG GTGTACAGTTTATTGGAGAAAGCGACTCAAAATAGAGCTGTAGCCGCCACACAATGCAATGAGCGTTCTTCACGAAGTCACAGCGTCTTTAGACTGAAACTTGTTGGTGAAAATCATCTCACCGGTGAAAAATGCCAAG GAACCCTGAACCTTATTGACCTGGCAGGATCCGAACGCTTGAGCAGTTCAGGTTCCACTGGGGATCGGTTGCGAGAAACGAAGAGTATTAACAAGAGTTTGAGTAACCTCGGAAATGTTATCATGGCTTTGGCCAACAAAGAGCAGCACATTCCCTACAGAAACTCTAAATTAACCTTCCTGCTGCAAAACTCCCTCGGTGGAAACAGTAAAAG TTTGATGTTTGTAAATATTTCACCAAAGGAGGAATCACTGCAGGAAACACTTTGTTCTCTTCGATTCGCCACAAAG gtGAACCAGTGTAATATTGGAACTGCACAGAAAAAAGTTCTCAAGTGA
- the LOC140940118 gene encoding potassium voltage-gated channel subfamily A member 1-like isoform X2 — MYASLVPNSSQTTVETTDSGSRNMRHLYYYNNNDGGGSPYLTDRKVEMDGPPGVSTVPATPDKLHQNSVNFAPGNNITNSPNKRHSARDSITLSGIKTQVEPLLNELSGDRFVINVSGLKFETHVQTLEQYPETLLGNPGKRRKYFDSVRNEYFFDRNRPAFDAILFYYQSGGKLLRPANVPMDVFADEIRFYDLGEDILHKVEQEEGYIEEEQPILPENKWQRKIWQLFEFPDTSLGARIVAIFSVLVITLSIVTFCVETLPQFRQEDSGEKKKQPWFTLETACIIWFTFEYVMRLISSPQKLVFVRSFLNLIDIVAILPYYITLPMQDTKASSFGVLRVIRLVRVFRIFKLSRHSRGLQILGHTLRASLRELGLLIFFLLIGVILFSSAVYYAEGGEDETNFKSIPDAFWWAVVTMTTVGYGDMRPITVWGKIVGSLCAISGVLTIALPVPVIVSNFNYFYHRENEQRAAEQSKKEKERKESERLLKEQQEQEQERKYGAIDHNGMNGPESTGVEMEMLTSLDNIPSNMTANKHKANTAVVSNSMPLVDYPDATIRFETGV, encoded by the exons ATTCAGGAAGCCGAAATATGAGGCACCTGTATTACTATAACAACAACGATGGTGGAG GTTCGCCGTATTTAACAGATCGTAAAGTGGAGATGGACGGTCCGCCAGGAGTGTCAACGGTTCCTGCAACTCCTGATAAACTGCATCAGAACTCTGTGAACTTTGCTCCGGGGAACAACATCACAAACTCCCCAAACAAGCGCCATTCGGCCCGTGACTCGATCACTTTGTCTGGTATCAAGACTCAAGTGGAACCCCTTCTAAACGAACTGAGTGGCGACAGATTCGTAATAAACGTAAGTGGCTTGAAATTCGAAACACACGTTCAGACTTTAGAACAATACCCGGAGACCTTACTAGGCAATCCAGGGAAGCGACGCAAGTACTTTGATTCTGTCCGGAATGAGTATTTTTTCGATCGCAATCGACCTGCCTTCGATGCAATTTTATTCTACTACCAATCAGGGGGAAAGCTTTTGCGTCCTGCTAATGTGCCCATGGATGTTTTTGCTGACGAAATTCGCTTCTACGACCTCGGCGAGGACATTTTACACAAGGTAGAGCAGGAAGAAGGGTATATTGAGGAGGAACAGCCTATTTTACCTGAAAATAAATGGCAGAGAAAGATCTGGCAACTATTTGAGTTTCCCGATACTTCGTTAGGAGCACGTATTGTCGCAATTTTTTCTGTGTTGGTGATCACTCTATCAATAGTGACATTTTGCGTCGAAACACTGCCGCAGTTCAGACAGGAGGACAGTGGAGAGAAGAAGAAACAACCTTGGTTTACTCTAGAGACTGCGTGTATAATATGGTTCACATTTGAATACGTAATGAGATTAATATCGTCTCCTCAAAAACTGGTGTTTGTGCGCTCGTTTCTGAACCTCATTGATATAGTAGCTATTTTACCTTACTACATAACATTACCTATGCAAGACACCAAAGCCTCCAGCTTCGGCGTGTTGCGGGTGATTCGACTGGTGCGCGTTTTTCGTATATTTAAATTATCGCGACATTCCAGAGGACTGCAGATTCTAGGGCACACTCTACGCGCAAGTTTGCGCGAGCTAGGACTTCTAATTTTCTTCCTTCTAATCGGCGTTATTCTCTTTAGTTCGGCGGTATATTACGCGGAAGGTGGAGAGGATGAAACCAATTTTAAGAGCATTCCCGATGCATTTTGGTGGGCAGTAGTTACTATGACAACCGTCGGTTACGGTGACATGAGGCCCATCACGGTGTGGGGAAAGATCGTAGGATCGCTTTGCGCCATTTCCGGTGTGTTGACGATCGCGCTTCCAGTGCCTGTAATCGTATCCAATTTTAACTACTTCTACCATCGTGAGAACGAACAAAGGGCGGCCGAACAAAGCAAGAAGGAGAAAGAACGCAAGGAAAGCGAAAGACTTCTGAAGGAGCAACAAGAACAGGAACAAGAACGCAAATATGGTGCCATTGACCACAACGGGATGAACGGCCCGGAATCGACTGGGGTCGAAATGGAGATGTTAACTTCCCTGGATAACATTCCTTCAAACATGACGGCAAATAAACACAAGGCAAACACGGCAGTTGTGTCTAATTCTATGCCGCTTGTGGACTACCCTGACGCCACCATACGATTTGAAACGGGGGTGTGA
- the LOC140940118 gene encoding potassium voltage-gated channel subfamily A member 1-like isoform X1 yields MATCFLTHCSEVSSRLASNSNIVIWGLASAAFVSLSPMSNGIRVLFPQNVSHTSSPYLTDRKVEMDGPPGVSTVPATPDKLHQNSVNFAPGNNITNSPNKRHSARDSITLSGIKTQVEPLLNELSGDRFVINVSGLKFETHVQTLEQYPETLLGNPGKRRKYFDSVRNEYFFDRNRPAFDAILFYYQSGGKLLRPANVPMDVFADEIRFYDLGEDILHKVEQEEGYIEEEQPILPENKWQRKIWQLFEFPDTSLGARIVAIFSVLVITLSIVTFCVETLPQFRQEDSGEKKKQPWFTLETACIIWFTFEYVMRLISSPQKLVFVRSFLNLIDIVAILPYYITLPMQDTKASSFGVLRVIRLVRVFRIFKLSRHSRGLQILGHTLRASLRELGLLIFFLLIGVILFSSAVYYAEGGEDETNFKSIPDAFWWAVVTMTTVGYGDMRPITVWGKIVGSLCAISGVLTIALPVPVIVSNFNYFYHRENEQRAAEQSKKEKERKESERLLKEQQEQEQERKYGAIDHNGMNGPESTGVEMEMLTSLDNIPSNMTANKHKANTAVVSNSMPLVDYPDATIRFETGV; encoded by the exons ATGGCAACATGTTTTTTGACTCACTGCTCTGAGGTGTCATCTCGACTCGCGAGTAACTCGAACATTGTTATCTGGGGCCTCGCGTCCGCCGcgtttgtttcattatcccctATGTCAAATGGAATCAGAGTTCTTTTTCCTCAAAACGTGAGCCACACAA GTTCGCCGTATTTAACAGATCGTAAAGTGGAGATGGACGGTCCGCCAGGAGTGTCAACGGTTCCTGCAACTCCTGATAAACTGCATCAGAACTCTGTGAACTTTGCTCCGGGGAACAACATCACAAACTCCCCAAACAAGCGCCATTCGGCCCGTGACTCGATCACTTTGTCTGGTATCAAGACTCAAGTGGAACCCCTTCTAAACGAACTGAGTGGCGACAGATTCGTAATAAACGTAAGTGGCTTGAAATTCGAAACACACGTTCAGACTTTAGAACAATACCCGGAGACCTTACTAGGCAATCCAGGGAAGCGACGCAAGTACTTTGATTCTGTCCGGAATGAGTATTTTTTCGATCGCAATCGACCTGCCTTCGATGCAATTTTATTCTACTACCAATCAGGGGGAAAGCTTTTGCGTCCTGCTAATGTGCCCATGGATGTTTTTGCTGACGAAATTCGCTTCTACGACCTCGGCGAGGACATTTTACACAAGGTAGAGCAGGAAGAAGGGTATATTGAGGAGGAACAGCCTATTTTACCTGAAAATAAATGGCAGAGAAAGATCTGGCAACTATTTGAGTTTCCCGATACTTCGTTAGGAGCACGTATTGTCGCAATTTTTTCTGTGTTGGTGATCACTCTATCAATAGTGACATTTTGCGTCGAAACACTGCCGCAGTTCAGACAGGAGGACAGTGGAGAGAAGAAGAAACAACCTTGGTTTACTCTAGAGACTGCGTGTATAATATGGTTCACATTTGAATACGTAATGAGATTAATATCGTCTCCTCAAAAACTGGTGTTTGTGCGCTCGTTTCTGAACCTCATTGATATAGTAGCTATTTTACCTTACTACATAACATTACCTATGCAAGACACCAAAGCCTCCAGCTTCGGCGTGTTGCGGGTGATTCGACTGGTGCGCGTTTTTCGTATATTTAAATTATCGCGACATTCCAGAGGACTGCAGATTCTAGGGCACACTCTACGCGCAAGTTTGCGCGAGCTAGGACTTCTAATTTTCTTCCTTCTAATCGGCGTTATTCTCTTTAGTTCGGCGGTATATTACGCGGAAGGTGGAGAGGATGAAACCAATTTTAAGAGCATTCCCGATGCATTTTGGTGGGCAGTAGTTACTATGACAACCGTCGGTTACGGTGACATGAGGCCCATCACGGTGTGGGGAAAGATCGTAGGATCGCTTTGCGCCATTTCCGGTGTGTTGACGATCGCGCTTCCAGTGCCTGTAATCGTATCCAATTTTAACTACTTCTACCATCGTGAGAACGAACAAAGGGCGGCCGAACAAAGCAAGAAGGAGAAAGAACGCAAGGAAAGCGAAAGACTTCTGAAGGAGCAACAAGAACAGGAACAAGAACGCAAATATGGTGCCATTGACCACAACGGGATGAACGGCCCGGAATCGACTGGGGTCGAAATGGAGATGTTAACTTCCCTGGATAACATTCCTTCAAACATGACGGCAAATAAACACAAGGCAAACACGGCAGTTGTGTCTAATTCTATGCCGCTTGTGGACTACCCTGACGCCACCATACGATTTGAAACGGGGGTGTGA